A single genomic interval of Granulicella tundricola MP5ACTX9 harbors:
- a CDS encoding MOSC domain-containing protein: protein MPPHPSTTGTVVSVSRSPIHGFSKDPVAEINILANHGVEGDAHAGPLVQHLYRVRKNPKAPNLCQVHLLPEELFAELRAEGLEVAPGQMGENITVRGLNLIDLPVGALVHLGSTAVVEITGLRDPCNQLNGLRKGLMKACFARDADGTLLRKAGVMATAKVSGPVRPGDLITIHHPPHPWTKMTPV, encoded by the coding sequence ATGCCACCCCACCCATCCACCACCGGCACCGTAGTCTCCGTAAGCCGAAGCCCCATCCACGGCTTCAGCAAAGACCCCGTCGCTGAAATCAACATCCTCGCCAACCACGGAGTAGAAGGCGACGCCCACGCCGGCCCTCTCGTCCAGCACCTCTACCGCGTCCGCAAAAATCCCAAAGCCCCCAACCTCTGCCAGGTCCACCTCCTACCCGAAGAACTCTTCGCAGAACTCCGCGCCGAAGGCCTCGAGGTCGCCCCCGGCCAGATGGGCGAGAACATCACAGTCCGCGGCCTCAACCTCATCGACCTCCCCGTAGGAGCCCTCGTCCACCTCGGCTCAACCGCCGTCGTCGAGATCACCGGCCTCCGCGACCCCTGCAACCAGCTTAACGGCCTCCGCAAAGGCCTCATGAAGGCCTGCTTCGCCCGCGATGCCGATGGCACCCTCCTCCGCAAAGCCGGCGTCATGGCCACCGCCAAAGTCTCCGGCCCAGTCCGCCCCGGCGACCTCATCACCATCCACCACCCACCCCACCCCTGGACAAAGATGACCCCCGTCTAA
- a CDS encoding REP-associated tyrosine transposase, with translation MFLAPQELRTYFITTVTADRHRLFQLDRNATLLLNILETHRLKQTYALHAFVLMPDHVHLLLTPSPLISLEKSMQLIKGGFSFQLKSGKEVWARSYDSRRIEDRESFLNHETYTHLNPVKSKLSPTPAAYPYSSAALPHRTDPPPSHFR, from the coding sequence ATGTTCCTCGCACCACAAGAACTCCGCACTTACTTCATCACCACCGTCACTGCCGATCGCCACCGCCTCTTCCAACTCGACCGCAACGCCACCCTTCTCCTCAACATCCTTGAAACCCACCGCCTCAAGCAGACCTATGCTCTCCACGCATTCGTCCTCATGCCCGACCACGTCCACCTTCTCCTCACTCCATCCCCTTTGATCTCCTTGGAAAAATCGATGCAATTGATCAAAGGAGGCTTTTCCTTCCAACTGAAAAGCGGCAAAGAGGTCTGGGCACGAAGCTACGACAGTCGCCGCATAGAAGACCGAGAAAGCTTCCTCAATCACGAGACTTACACCCACCTCAATCCCGTGAAGAGCAAGCTCTCCCCCACACCCGCCGCCTACCCTTACTCCTCCGCAGCCCTACCCCACAGGACCGACCCACCCCCAAGCCACTTCCGATAG
- a CDS encoding DUF1800 domain-containing protein: MKNLGTAILLISVAPLCGGQRGADGVAKLKLPPSKIALNAPLTTRERAVQILNRFTYGPRPGDVEAVMDGKWFDQQLNPGSIPDGPLEKRLGDYPTLRMRSDQLQDVFPDRGAIQLVADGRRPYPLDPLIAGVYEVEVAKLLAEREDKQHPHAELTDAEKAAAKKADQATASRVAGVLFSMPKGQRMAALNAMPVEDRIAFANNVSGDQKNTLMADFNPREREAVNAIQGGVGAQYRAYDELAQAHVLREVLSERQVQEVMTEFWFNHFNVFFNKDSDQWYTTSFERDVIRPNALGKFRDLLLATAESPAMMVYLDNWLSIGPNSLANGVDPKKPNSKPGNKGLNENYGREVMELHTLGVGGGYSQADVTHLSAILTGWGVDRPNMGGGFQFDPKRHEPGTKEWFGHTIDEQGRVEGKALGGNNPDGMKQGVAALTLLAAAPQTAHFISFLLAQRFVADEPPAALVDRMTKSYLDSDGDIKVVLTTLVTSPEFNSHRYFRNKVKTPEEFLASSFRAMATDPSNPGAVVGKLRELGEAPYQALPPTGYIMTADHWMNTGALVARLNFSDQLTHGKFGGQKFDSSRVLAFGLMADRGAGAVAQAPAVKGKVRALPVAASDPMGPDVALRVLEGTLIGGEVSVKTDEFIHSQMAAQPASNPTETLNLLTALLLGSPEFQVR, translated from the coding sequence ATGAAGAATTTAGGCACGGCTATTTTGCTGATTTCGGTGGCTCCACTCTGCGGCGGGCAACGAGGCGCGGACGGTGTGGCGAAGTTGAAGTTGCCCCCTTCGAAAATCGCTCTGAATGCACCGTTGACCACGCGCGAACGTGCGGTGCAGATCCTAAATCGATTCACATACGGGCCCCGGCCGGGGGATGTTGAGGCGGTGATGGACGGAAAGTGGTTCGACCAGCAGTTGAATCCGGGGTCGATTCCAGACGGACCACTTGAGAAGCGACTGGGGGACTATCCGACTTTGAGGATGAGGTCGGACCAGTTGCAGGATGTGTTTCCGGACAGGGGGGCGATTCAGCTGGTGGCGGATGGGAGGCGGCCTTATCCGCTGGACCCCTTGATTGCGGGGGTGTATGAGGTTGAGGTGGCGAAGCTGCTCGCTGAGCGGGAGGATAAGCAGCATCCTCACGCAGAGTTGACCGACGCGGAGAAGGCTGCGGCGAAGAAGGCGGACCAGGCTACGGCGTCCCGGGTGGCGGGAGTTCTGTTCTCCATGCCGAAGGGACAGCGGATGGCTGCTCTGAATGCGATGCCGGTGGAGGATCGGATTGCGTTTGCGAATAACGTGAGCGGGGATCAGAAGAACACGTTGATGGCCGACTTCAACCCTCGGGAGAGGGAGGCGGTGAATGCGATTCAGGGTGGGGTGGGGGCGCAGTATCGAGCTTATGACGAGCTGGCGCAGGCGCATGTGCTTCGGGAGGTTTTGAGCGAGCGGCAGGTGCAGGAGGTGATGACGGAGTTCTGGTTCAATCACTTCAATGTTTTCTTCAACAAGGATTCAGACCAGTGGTACACGACCAGCTTTGAGCGGGATGTGATCCGTCCGAATGCGCTGGGGAAGTTCCGGGATCTGCTGCTGGCCACGGCCGAGTCGCCGGCGATGATGGTTTACCTGGACAACTGGCTTTCGATCGGGCCGAACTCGCTGGCGAATGGGGTGGACCCGAAGAAGCCAAACTCGAAGCCGGGCAACAAGGGGCTGAACGAGAACTACGGGCGTGAGGTGATGGAGTTGCATACGCTGGGGGTGGGTGGGGGGTACAGCCAAGCGGATGTGACGCATCTTTCGGCGATCCTGACGGGATGGGGTGTGGACCGGCCGAACATGGGGGGTGGGTTCCAGTTCGATCCTAAGAGGCATGAGCCGGGGACGAAGGAGTGGTTCGGGCATACGATCGACGAGCAGGGGCGGGTGGAGGGTAAGGCGCTTGGGGGGAACAACCCTGACGGGATGAAGCAGGGTGTGGCGGCGCTGACGCTGCTGGCGGCGGCACCGCAGACGGCGCACTTCATCAGCTTTCTGCTGGCGCAGCGATTTGTGGCGGATGAGCCTCCGGCGGCGCTGGTCGACCGGATGACGAAGAGCTATCTGGATTCTGACGGCGATATCAAGGTGGTTCTGACGACGCTGGTGACGTCGCCGGAGTTCAACTCGCATCGGTACTTCAGGAACAAGGTGAAGACGCCTGAGGAGTTCCTGGCCTCCTCGTTCCGGGCTATGGCGACCGATCCTTCTAACCCGGGGGCGGTGGTGGGGAAGCTGCGGGAGTTGGGGGAGGCACCGTACCAGGCGCTTCCGCCTACGGGGTACATCATGACGGCGGATCACTGGATGAATACGGGTGCGCTGGTGGCTCGGTTGAACTTCTCGGATCAGTTGACGCATGGGAAATTTGGCGGGCAGAAGTTCGATTCTTCGCGGGTGCTGGCGTTTGGGTTGATGGCGGATCGGGGGGCTGGGGCGGTGGCGCAAGCTCCGGCGGTGAAGGGGAAGGTTCGGGCGCTGCCGGTGGCGGCGAGTGATCCGATGGGGCCGGATGTGGCTCTGCGGGTGCTGGAAGGGACGTTGATCGGTGGGGAGGTTTCAGTGAAGACGGATGAGTTTATTCATTCGCAGATGGCGGCGCAGCCTGCCTCAAACCCTACCGAGACGCTGAATCTTCTGACGGCTTTGCTGCTGGGGAGTCCGGAGTTTCAGGTGCGGTAG
- a CDS encoding L-rhamnose mutarotase, whose product MKRFCLALDLRPDPLLQEQYVRYHQHVWPEVQQSLRDAGVQDMEIYKLGDRLFMIMDVSDDFTFERKARMDAGNPKVQEWEAMMGRFQNVSADDDPYSRWQSMDRVFQLDSQSD is encoded by the coding sequence ATGAAGCGATTTTGCCTTGCCCTCGATCTTCGCCCTGATCCTCTTCTGCAGGAACAGTACGTCAGGTATCACCAGCATGTGTGGCCAGAGGTCCAGCAGAGTTTGCGTGATGCAGGGGTGCAGGATATGGAGATCTATAAACTGGGCGACCGGCTTTTCATGATTATGGACGTCTCCGATGATTTCACCTTTGAGCGTAAGGCCAGGATGGATGCTGGGAACCCAAAGGTTCAGGAATGGGAGGCGATGATGGGGCGGTTCCAGAATGTGTCCGCTGACGATGATCCATACTCCAGGTGGCAATCAATGGATAGAGTTTTTCAACTGGATTCGCAATCGGATTGA
- a CDS encoding tyrosine-type recombinase/integrase: MKSRAYYQFGSLTLKKREKSADVWEFRYYEDAATGGRTRKALFVGTTDKYKTEAQARKAVEAILLKLNAEKPMHHLGTVTFGGLCDRYIAEELPERYSTRKSYLSNINLHIKPRWGEYLIEAVRPMAVEGWFKEMDKSPKTKAHIRSVMHVIFECAARWELFNERRNPIEMVRVKDSTKRRKRPMILTNDTFDAVLAGLPEPFRTMVVVAQCLGLRVSEITGLQWGDLDTERRQLLVQRSIVNGRVDDVKTEYSHDHVPIHESLLEVLLAWSEQCPETEEGWMFPNPLSSKPYYSTEIQKRYLKPAGIKLGLGPIGWHTFRHTYRSWLDETGAPMKVQQELMRHASIQTTMNVYGQAMPESKREANGKVVTMVLKPLRASA, encoded by the coding sequence TTGAAATCACGAGCATATTACCAATTCGGAAGTTTAACTCTCAAGAAGCGGGAGAAGAGTGCAGACGTCTGGGAGTTTCGGTATTACGAGGATGCGGCCACTGGAGGGAGAACACGGAAAGCTCTCTTCGTCGGCACCACCGATAAGTACAAGACCGAAGCTCAGGCACGAAAAGCCGTCGAAGCGATTCTCCTAAAACTCAACGCTGAAAAGCCCATGCACCATCTGGGAACCGTGACGTTTGGCGGTCTCTGTGACAGGTACATCGCTGAAGAGTTGCCGGAACGCTATTCAACTCGGAAGTCGTATCTGTCGAACATCAATCTGCACATTAAGCCACGCTGGGGTGAATACCTCATCGAGGCAGTCAGGCCGATGGCAGTTGAAGGTTGGTTCAAAGAGATGGACAAGTCTCCCAAAACGAAGGCGCATATCCGAAGCGTGATGCACGTCATCTTCGAGTGCGCTGCCCGCTGGGAACTGTTCAACGAACGTCGCAACCCAATCGAGATGGTGCGTGTCAAAGATTCGACGAAGCGGCGCAAGCGGCCAATGATTCTCACCAACGACACCTTCGATGCGGTACTGGCCGGTTTACCAGAACCGTTTCGGACGATGGTAGTGGTGGCGCAATGCCTGGGACTTCGCGTAAGCGAGATCACCGGCTTGCAGTGGGGCGACCTCGACACCGAGCGTCGTCAGCTCCTCGTTCAACGGAGCATCGTGAACGGAAGAGTAGACGATGTGAAGACCGAGTATTCCCACGATCATGTGCCGATTCACGAGTCCTTGCTAGAGGTCCTGCTCGCCTGGAGCGAGCAGTGTCCGGAGACGGAGGAGGGATGGATGTTCCCGAATCCGTTGTCAAGCAAGCCCTACTACTCAACTGAGATCCAGAAACGGTATCTCAAGCCTGCGGGCATCAAGTTGGGATTGGGGCCGATCGGCTGGCACACCTTCCGTCACACGTACCGGTCATGGCTAGACGAGACCGGTGCGCCGATGAAGGTGCAGCAGGAGCTCATGCGTCACGCCTCCATCCAGACCACGATGAACGTGTATGGACAGGCGATGCCGGAGTCGAAGAGGGAAGCCAATGGGAAGGTCGTCACGATGGTACTCAAGCCCTTGCGGGCGAGTGCCTAA
- a CDS encoding helix-turn-helix domain-containing protein — protein sequence MYDQKKPPTSERSLPIPGRSGIEPLLDSNKAAAMLGVHPRTLQRMVLRGQIVGVQVGKLWRFRASAIDEWIENKEHKMVG from the coding sequence ATGTATGACCAGAAAAAGCCGCCCACATCTGAACGGAGCTTGCCCATTCCAGGGAGGTCCGGCATCGAACCGCTGCTTGATAGCAATAAGGCTGCTGCGATGCTCGGAGTCCATCCCAGAACGCTACAACGCATGGTCCTACGCGGCCAGATTGTCGGGGTTCAGGTAGGCAAACTGTGGCGGTTTCGAGCTTCGGCTATCGACGAATGGATCGAGAACAAAGAGCACAAGATGGTTGGCTGA
- a CDS encoding LysR family transcriptional regulator: MQRPTLELRHFNAIVTLAEELSYTKAARRLGMSQSGLSRSIQDAERRLNRKIFDRNRSRVELTDAGRACVAEARLSIEHEERAIQFTKAVAHGVDSTLVVGRSQYTDPVLSEVLLSLHLPLHPNLDVQLHSEFAPELEHGVLCSRLDLALITHPDANPRLTTVQLTEAPLHIVLSEDHPIAKKHKVKLKDLGGSRWTVFDRRIHPSLYDTLIGLARFEGIEYRALNHVMSADEAAHLLLKSGGIAFLTRAGAHRIARQGLVAKPLDEEALKLDVHLAARADNASKLVSEFVRTFVKKLKTVLLPPQLTLLIEPGDGHLGR, from the coding sequence ATGCAGAGACCAACGCTGGAACTTCGTCATTTCAACGCGATCGTTACGCTGGCAGAAGAGTTGAGCTACACCAAAGCGGCTCGACGGCTCGGAATGAGCCAGTCAGGCTTGAGTCGGTCAATCCAGGACGCGGAGCGTCGCCTCAATCGCAAAATCTTTGATCGAAACCGTTCTCGGGTCGAGTTGACCGACGCGGGTCGCGCCTGTGTCGCTGAAGCGCGTCTCTCCATCGAACACGAGGAGCGCGCGATTCAGTTTACAAAGGCCGTCGCCCACGGGGTAGATTCCACTCTTGTCGTAGGGCGGTCGCAGTACACCGATCCAGTCTTGAGCGAGGTGTTGCTATCCCTGCACCTGCCACTGCACCCCAATCTCGATGTTCAGTTGCACAGCGAGTTCGCGCCCGAGTTGGAGCATGGCGTCCTTTGCTCACGCCTCGACCTCGCGCTGATTACCCACCCCGACGCAAACCCCAGATTGACGACAGTACAGCTTACGGAGGCACCGCTGCATATCGTCCTGTCGGAAGATCATCCGATTGCCAAGAAGCATAAGGTAAAACTCAAGGACTTGGGTGGAAGCCGCTGGACAGTGTTTGACCGCCGAATTCATCCGTCCCTGTATGACACCCTTATCGGCCTCGCGAGATTCGAGGGTATCGAATACAGAGCCCTTAATCATGTGATGAGTGCGGATGAAGCGGCCCACCTGCTCCTCAAGAGCGGCGGCATTGCTTTTCTTACCAGGGCTGGCGCACATCGGATAGCGAGGCAAGGCCTAGTCGCCAAGCCACTAGACGAGGAAGCCCTGAAATTGGACGTTCACCTCGCGGCGCGGGCCGACAACGCCTCGAAACTGGTCAGCGAGTTTGTTCGAACCTTTGTGAAGAAACTAAAAACAGTCCTGTTGCCGCCCCAACTCACATTGCTGATTGAACCGGGCGATGGTCATCTCGGACGATAG
- a CDS encoding helix-turn-helix domain-containing protein: MSLIRGFRQLLPTLQGVAARAKPDARRSRKGRNEDLREYYESVLSKLIAARAESGLTQREVSLRLGMAHSFMNKCESGERAIDIAELWAISNIYGKPLSHFAPDKL, translated from the coding sequence GTGTCCCTTATTAGGGGTTTTCGTCAACTGTTACCCACACTTCAGGGTGTGGCAGCAAGAGCCAAACCGGATGCTCGCAGATCCCGAAAGGGACGCAACGAAGACCTGCGTGAGTATTACGAAAGTGTTCTATCGAAACTGATTGCGGCACGGGCCGAGAGCGGTCTGACTCAACGCGAGGTATCCCTACGGCTCGGCATGGCCCATTCGTTCATGAATAAATGCGAATCCGGCGAGCGAGCAATAGACATCGCGGAATTATGGGCCATATCGAACATCTACGGCAAGCCCCTTAGTCACTTTGCCCCGGACAAGCTCTGA
- a CDS encoding single-stranded DNA-binding protein yields MQTQQTITFFGTVSNSAVSRISKNGREYTAFGVSIISDRNLQAFYYNVVAWGKQGQFAKPLQVGTRIKLVVQAQSQPDNIATIPLLTATFVRPVQPVA; encoded by the coding sequence ATGCAGACTCAACAGACCATCACCTTCTTCGGAACCGTCAGCAACTCAGCTGTCAGCCGCATCTCCAAAAACGGACGTGAGTACACCGCCTTCGGCGTTTCGATCATCTCCGACCGAAACCTGCAAGCCTTCTATTACAACGTCGTTGCCTGGGGCAAGCAGGGCCAGTTCGCCAAGCCTCTTCAAGTAGGAACCCGTATCAAGTTGGTCGTTCAAGCTCAGTCGCAGCCCGATAACATCGCCACCATCCCACTTCTCACCGCCACTTTCGTGCGACCGGTTCAGCCGGTCGCATGA
- a CDS encoding heavy metal translocating P-type ATPase — protein sequence MSQPRKTLQVIAEAGLRSTQPCSVQGAAMVDEHTVEEVRDPVCGMMIKPQDAVSHQEYDGHTYYFCSRSCATKFAAAPQRYLQPATKAAPHGNTEAPYICPMHPGVHQLGPGSCPKCGMALEPAVQVAPSTRTQYTCPMHPQIIRDEPGDCPICGMALEPMTITANEANPELDSMTRRFWIGAALTLPLLAIMVSDLLPSHPIQGLLKGPSLGWFELAIASPVVLWGGWPFFQRGWASIVSRNLNMFTLISIGAGSAYLYSVVAVFMPQLFPASFRDTSGQLGLYFEAAAVITVLVLLGQVLELKARSQTSSAIKALLGLAPKTARRISADGQEQDVDLNKIQVGDSLRVRPGEKVPTDGVLTEGSSSVDESMVSGEPIPVEKAKDAKVIAGTINGTGSFVMKTQRVGADTLLAQIVKMVSEAQRTRAPIQRLADTVASYFVPAVLASAVITFIVWAIYGPQPHYAHAPVNAVAVLIIACPCALGLATPMAIMVGTGRGAGEGILIRNAEALEILEKVNTLVVDKTGTLTVGKPILTALAPAEGFDEANLLQLTASLEKASEHPLAAAILAAAQEKKVELLPVDTFQSVTGKGVTGTIRGKKIAIGNVALMSDLGASTETLRGKAEALQAEGQTVMFVATDGRFAGFVAVSDPIKVSTAEAIEQLKKEGIKVVMVTGDNHKTAEAVAKKLGIDFEADVLPEKKAEVVKKLQAAGAIVAMAGDGVNDAPALAQAHVGIAMGTGTDVAMETGGITLIKGDLRGIVKARRLSQHTMSNIRQNLFLAFFYNALGVPLAAGVLYPFFGILLSPMIAAAAMSFSSVSVIGNSLRLRNAKL from the coding sequence ATGAGCCAGCCGCGCAAAACTCTCCAAGTAATCGCTGAGGCGGGGCTGCGGTCAACGCAGCCCTGTTCAGTGCAAGGAGCCGCAATGGTGGACGAACATACAGTCGAAGAGGTACGGGATCCCGTATGCGGGATGATGATCAAGCCACAGGACGCGGTGAGTCATCAGGAGTATGACGGGCACACCTACTACTTTTGCAGTCGTTCCTGTGCGACGAAATTTGCTGCCGCTCCGCAAAGATATTTGCAGCCCGCGACGAAGGCTGCCCCTCATGGAAACACCGAAGCGCCTTACATCTGCCCGATGCACCCGGGGGTCCACCAGCTCGGGCCGGGAAGCTGCCCGAAGTGCGGCATGGCTCTCGAACCGGCAGTACAAGTCGCGCCCTCCACTCGTACGCAGTACACCTGTCCCATGCACCCCCAGATCATCCGAGACGAGCCCGGCGACTGCCCGATCTGCGGTATGGCGCTGGAACCGATGACCATCACGGCTAACGAGGCAAATCCCGAACTCGACAGCATGACGCGGCGGTTCTGGATTGGTGCAGCCCTGACGCTCCCATTGCTCGCCATCATGGTCTCCGACCTCCTGCCTAGCCATCCGATCCAAGGGCTTTTGAAAGGCCCGTCACTTGGATGGTTTGAACTTGCCATCGCTTCACCAGTAGTTCTCTGGGGAGGCTGGCCATTCTTTCAGCGGGGCTGGGCGTCCATCGTGAGCCGAAACCTCAATATGTTCACCCTCATCTCGATTGGGGCCGGTTCCGCCTACTTGTACAGCGTCGTCGCTGTATTCATGCCACAGCTCTTCCCGGCATCGTTCCGGGATACGTCCGGTCAATTGGGTCTTTACTTCGAGGCGGCAGCCGTAATTACCGTCCTTGTCTTGCTGGGCCAGGTCTTGGAGTTGAAAGCTCGTAGCCAGACCAGCAGCGCGATCAAAGCGTTGCTCGGATTAGCCCCCAAGACGGCACGACGCATCTCGGCAGATGGCCAAGAGCAAGATGTTGACCTGAACAAGATTCAAGTAGGCGACAGTCTGAGAGTCCGCCCAGGTGAAAAGGTTCCAACGGACGGCGTTTTGACCGAGGGCAGTAGTTCGGTTGACGAGTCGATGGTTAGCGGAGAGCCAATCCCTGTTGAGAAGGCTAAAGATGCAAAGGTCATCGCCGGCACGATCAACGGCACCGGCAGCTTCGTGATGAAGACGCAGCGCGTCGGCGCAGACACACTCCTCGCCCAGATTGTGAAAATGGTTAGCGAAGCGCAGCGCACCCGCGCGCCCATCCAGCGGCTTGCGGATACCGTCGCTTCCTACTTCGTTCCAGCGGTCCTCGCCTCAGCGGTAATCACATTCATCGTGTGGGCGATTTATGGACCGCAGCCACACTACGCGCATGCACCGGTAAATGCGGTGGCCGTGCTCATCATCGCGTGCCCGTGTGCCTTGGGGCTTGCAACGCCTATGGCGATCATGGTGGGAACGGGCCGCGGCGCCGGAGAAGGGATCCTCATCCGCAACGCGGAGGCCCTAGAGATTCTGGAGAAGGTGAACACTCTCGTAGTCGACAAGACCGGAACCCTGACTGTCGGCAAACCGATACTCACCGCCCTCGCGCCCGCCGAAGGCTTCGACGAGGCTAATCTCCTCCAACTCACGGCCAGTCTCGAAAAGGCCAGTGAGCATCCTTTGGCGGCTGCCATTCTCGCCGCAGCTCAGGAGAAGAAGGTTGAGCTGTTGCCCGTCGATACGTTCCAGTCCGTAACCGGAAAGGGCGTCACCGGAACAATTCGAGGCAAGAAGATCGCCATTGGAAATGTCGCCCTTATGAGCGACCTCGGGGCATCTACGGAGACTTTGCGTGGCAAGGCGGAGGCCCTGCAGGCCGAAGGACAGACCGTTATGTTCGTTGCCACTGACGGACGGTTCGCCGGCTTCGTCGCAGTGTCTGACCCGATCAAGGTTTCCACAGCGGAGGCGATCGAACAGCTCAAGAAAGAAGGCATCAAGGTGGTCATGGTGACGGGCGACAATCATAAAACAGCCGAAGCCGTCGCGAAGAAGCTAGGTATCGACTTCGAGGCCGACGTTCTGCCGGAGAAGAAGGCCGAAGTAGTAAAGAAGCTACAAGCGGCCGGAGCAATCGTCGCGATGGCCGGCGACGGCGTGAACGACGCGCCCGCCCTTGCACAAGCGCACGTAGGTATCGCTATGGGAACGGGAACGGACGTAGCGATGGAGACGGGTGGAATCACCCTCATCAAAGGAGACCTGCGTGGCATCGTGAAGGCTCGCCGTCTGAGCCAACACACGATGAGCAATATCCGACAGAACCTCTTTCTAGCATTCTTTTACAACGCGCTCGGAGTGCCGTTGGCAGCAGGTGTCCTCTATCCATTCTTCGGAATTCTATTGAGCCCCATGATCGCCGCTGCCGCGATGAGCTTCAGCTCAGTTTCGGTGATCGGCAATTCTCTACGGCTTCGCAACGCGAAGCTGTAG
- a CDS encoding HAD family hydrolase, whose amino-acid sequence MKKSLPITTLFVDVGGVLLTNGWDHLARKRAAKHFKLNWSEMDERHRLVFETHEEGKLSFEEYLGWVVFFEKRPFTRIQFRDFMFAQSKPYPKMLGLVAQLKAQHGLKIVVVSNESREINAHRIRTFRLDQLVDAFISSCFVGMRKPDIEIFRLALDLAQTAPERAVFIDNTPMFVQIAERLGMRSIHHVDYESTRAKFTSLGLQTNDAT is encoded by the coding sequence GTGAAAAAGTCCTTACCAATTACGACGTTGTTTGTGGATGTAGGCGGGGTATTGCTCACGAATGGTTGGGACCATCTTGCCCGCAAGCGAGCGGCCAAACACTTCAAACTGAATTGGTCAGAGATGGATGAGCGTCATCGTCTCGTCTTCGAGACGCACGAGGAGGGCAAGCTCTCCTTTGAGGAATACCTGGGGTGGGTGGTGTTCTTTGAGAAGCGGCCGTTTACCCGGATTCAATTTCGCGATTTCATGTTTGCCCAATCGAAGCCATATCCGAAGATGCTTGGCCTGGTTGCCCAACTCAAGGCTCAACACGGCCTGAAGATTGTCGTGGTCAGCAATGAGTCGCGCGAGATCAATGCCCATCGCATTCGCACCTTCAGGCTCGACCAATTGGTGGACGCATTCATCTCTTCCTGTTTCGTTGGAATGCGGAAGCCAGATATTGAAATCTTCCGGCTCGCCCTTGACCTTGCCCAGACCGCCCCTGAGCGCGCTGTTTTCATCGACAACACTCCGATGTTCGTTCAGATTGCGGAGCGCCTGGGGATGCGAAGCATTCATCACGTCGATTACGAGTCCACCCGCGCAAAGTTCACTTCACTCGGATTGCAGACGAACGACGCAACCTAG